The following DNA comes from Phytohabitans rumicis.
CTGTACGAGGTGCTGTTGCGGCTCTCCGACAACCCGGTCGTACGGCTGAACCACGCCGTCGCGGTCGCCATGGCCCAGGGCCCGCGCGCCGGCCTCGACCTACTCGACAAGCTGGCCGCCGACGACCGGATCGCCGGCGACCACCGCATGTACGCGGTCCGCGCGCACCTGCTGGAGATGTCCGGCGACCACGCGGCGGCCCGCGCCGGGTACGAGGCGGCGGCCCGGCGCGCGACCAGCTTCCCGCAGCAGCGCTACCTGCACGGCCGCGCCGCCCGCCTGGCCGGAAACGATGCGACCGCACCCTAGCCGGCCACACATGCCGGACTACGGGATCGCCGGGCCGGACGCCGGCAGCGGCCTGCTGCCGTGGGCGTGGGCCGAGGAGCGGCTGGCGCGCACGCGCGACTACTGGGTGGCAACGCTGCACCCGGACGGCCGGCCGCACGTCACACCCGTGTGGGGCGTGTGGGACGGCGAGGCGTTCTGGTTCAGCTGCGGCGGCCACTCCCGCAAGGCGCGCAACCTCGACCGCGACCCGCGCGCCACGGTGACCACCAGCGACACCGGCGAGCCCGTGATCATGGAGGGCGCCGCCACCCGGGTGCCGGACCGGGCCGCCAACGCGCTGCTCGCCGAGCGCGTCAACGCCAAGTACGGCGAGGCGCTGACCGTCGAGTTCTTCCTGGCCAACGCGACGTACCGGTTTCG
Coding sequences within:
- a CDS encoding pyridoxamine 5'-phosphate oxidase family protein, giving the protein MPDYGIAGPDAGSGLLPWAWAEERLARTRDYWVATLHPDGRPHVTPVWGVWDGEAFWFSCGGHSRKARNLDRDPRATVTTSDTGEPVIMEGAATRVPDRAANALLAERVNAKYGEALTVEFFLANATYRFRPAWAMGLVQADFTGSPTRWTFD